The following proteins come from a genomic window of Solidesulfovibrio carbinolicus:
- a CDS encoding replication initiation protein, whose protein sequence is MKKREFDLEEFKWKVGVTEKYSAIGDLKKRVIEPSVYEINKYSDIKVQYDQVKRGRRVTGFIFYITENQDTKTHQKKVRDKVERAFPPQPPKNPDFALRLREEFKVSPKQADQLARLWEGREAQAEKFLARIKRDHEAGTVKSLGGLTFKILRNEGQKEFLPGV, encoded by the coding sequence ATTAAAAAACGCGAATTTGATCTTGAAGAATTCAAATGGAAAGTCGGTGTTACCGAAAAATATAGCGCAATCGGTGACTTAAAAAAACGAGTTATAGAACCGTCTGTTTATGAAATCAACAAGTACTCGGACATTAAAGTACAATACGACCAAGTGAAACGAGGGAGACGAGTCACTGGGTTCATTTTTTACATCACAGAAAACCAAGACACTAAAACACACCAGAAAAAAGTCCGAGACAAAGTAGAGCGGGCATTCCCGCCGCAACCTCCCAAAAACCCGGATTTTGCCCTCCGATTGAGGGAAGAATTTAAAGTCAGCCCGAAGCAAGCCGACCAACTGGCCCGCTTATGGGAGGGACGAGAAGCCCAGGCGGAAAAGTTCCTGGCCAGGATCAAGCGGGACCATGAGGCCGGGACAGTTAAAAGCCTGGGGGGGCTGACCTTCAAAATTCTCC